A stretch of Macadamia integrifolia cultivar HAES 741 chromosome 7, SCU_Mint_v3, whole genome shotgun sequence DNA encodes these proteins:
- the LOC122085223 gene encoding uncharacterized protein LOC122085223 isoform X1, translating into MRIFGTCVCLKAFSLRATGKANIYRRKGESLMASNFDRWEKDPFFSAAEEVQESADRMESVYRTWIHESKDASSICDVDELRRDLRTSLGTAKWQLDEFERAVGSSYVGSSSSAKDGRARHRQFIVAIEDKISTVENSLKESVVAEGKSTLPWVRLDEGERDELALFLSGPSVGRAHPLLRLLLGTKKKGICRQCVERQCLVVRRILRIPHKRLKRRGCPGIGGLQAPVLTLVTGRLQLPTIIPVGGLSMPCPIVLLLGFLVFLDSSEPWSPFPC; encoded by the exons ATGAGGATCTTTGGCACATGTGTCTG CTTGAAAGCTTTCTCCCTGCGAGCCACTGGGAAGGCCAATATATATAGACGGAAGGGGGAATCTCTGATGGCTTCGAATTTCGATCGGTGGGAGAAGGATCCGTTCTTCTCCGCGGCTGAGGAAGTTCAGGAATCTGCCGACAG GATGGAATCCGTGTATAGAACTTGGATACATGAAAGCAAGGATGCGTCGAGCATCTGCGATGTCGATGAGCTTCGTAGGGACTTACGTACCTCCCTTGGCACTGCCAAATGGCAG TTGGATGAGTTTGAGCGGGCCGTCGGCTCGAGCTATGTCGGGAGTTCTAGCTCGGCCAAGGATGGGAGAGCTAGGCATAGGCAATTCATTGTTGCTATCGAGGATAAGATATCTACGGTTGAGAACTCGTTAAAGGAATCAGTCGTCGCGGAAGGCAAGTCGACGCTACCTTGGGTTCGTTTGGATGAAGGAGAACGGGATGAGCTCGCGTTGTTTCTGTCGGGACCTTCGGTAGGTAGGGCGCACCCCCTGCTACGGTTGCTGCTAGggacgaagaagaagggaatTTGCAGGCAGTGCGTGGAGAGGCAGTGTCTGGTTGTTCGAAGAATTCTTCGCATTCCACACAAGAGACTAAAGAGGAGAGGTTGCCCGGGTATAGGAGGACTGCAAGCGCCAGTGCTGACATTGGTGACTGGAAGATTGCAGTTGCCGACGATAATTCCAGTCGGAGGTCTTTCGATGCCATGCCCGATCGTCCtccttctagggtttttagttTTTCTGGACTCCTCGGAGCCATGGAGCCCATTCCCATGTTGA
- the LOC122085223 gene encoding uncharacterized protein LOC122085223 isoform X2 has protein sequence MASNFDRWEKDPFFSAAEEVQESADRMESVYRTWIHESKDASSICDVDELRRDLRTSLGTAKWQLDEFERAVGSSYVGSSSSAKDGRARHRQFIVAIEDKISTVENSLKESVVAEGKSTLPWVRLDEGERDELALFLSGPSVGRAHPLLRLLLGTKKKGICRQCVERQCLVVRRILRIPHKRLKRRGCPGIGGLQAPVLTLVTGRLQLPTIIPVGGLSMPCPIVLLLGFLVFLDSSEPWSPFPC, from the exons ATGGCTTCGAATTTCGATCGGTGGGAGAAGGATCCGTTCTTCTCCGCGGCTGAGGAAGTTCAGGAATCTGCCGACAG GATGGAATCCGTGTATAGAACTTGGATACATGAAAGCAAGGATGCGTCGAGCATCTGCGATGTCGATGAGCTTCGTAGGGACTTACGTACCTCCCTTGGCACTGCCAAATGGCAG TTGGATGAGTTTGAGCGGGCCGTCGGCTCGAGCTATGTCGGGAGTTCTAGCTCGGCCAAGGATGGGAGAGCTAGGCATAGGCAATTCATTGTTGCTATCGAGGATAAGATATCTACGGTTGAGAACTCGTTAAAGGAATCAGTCGTCGCGGAAGGCAAGTCGACGCTACCTTGGGTTCGTTTGGATGAAGGAGAACGGGATGAGCTCGCGTTGTTTCTGTCGGGACCTTCGGTAGGTAGGGCGCACCCCCTGCTACGGTTGCTGCTAGggacgaagaagaagggaatTTGCAGGCAGTGCGTGGAGAGGCAGTGTCTGGTTGTTCGAAGAATTCTTCGCATTCCACACAAGAGACTAAAGAGGAGAGGTTGCCCGGGTATAGGAGGACTGCAAGCGCCAGTGCTGACATTGGTGACTGGAAGATTGCAGTTGCCGACGATAATTCCAGTCGGAGGTCTTTCGATGCCATGCCCGATCGTCCtccttctagggtttttagttTTTCTGGACTCCTCGGAGCCATGGAGCCCATTCCCATGTTGA